The genome window aaatatttacaaaatgtaGTGTGCAAGAAAACACACAAAGAACTTCTACGTTTCGGTAACAGACGtgaccaatctacacacacttcAGCTCAGTTCTGTCTCCTCAGTGGAAGCGTAGCCTTCCCTCAGCCTCAAACAGCTTCTCTTCCTCTTCAGAAAGACAGTTTCCTTTCAAACTGTGGGTGAGTGATGACAGAGCACATGATAATTAGGAACCAGCAATGCAATCAAAGACCCACAGCCATTACAAAGTGCAAATGGGGAAAGATGTTttgaaataaaaatgtatctAAGGAATATATCAAATACTATTATTAACGTGATACACATTTTTTTAGTAATGTGCCTTTAAGTGAGCGACATTGCGTCACATTGTGTACACTCACCTGATCTCTTTGAGTGATGTGTTGTGGAAGAGAGCCTCTGACAGCTGTCTGATTCCATCCACTGTCAGCTGATTATTGATTAACCTGTGCAGAGTGGCACAGAGGGATCACTAGGTTAACCGGCTAACTTTTATTCACATTCAGAAATAACTTGTTCACTTTATGGTTAATTCTGTGGTTAAACTTCATTATTGGTTGTTGGGAGTGTGTTGAGACTGGGGCCTGCCTTACCAGAGGTGAGATAGACCTGTGTTGGATCTGATCAGCTCTGCCATGTCTGGTGCTACATCATCTGACAACTCGTTTTGCACCAACCTAGAACACCACAACACACATTTAAACTGTGTTAACTCCAAAGCACAAATACAAATTAAATATACAGAGACACATACTGTCACAGAAATTTGATGTATGAATAAGATTGTCCTACCAGAAGATTCTGAGCATTGTGTTGCCTTTCAGTGCTTCGGCCAAGCTCCTCCCACCTTCTGAAGTGATGCCATTGGCTGAGAGGCTAAGGGAGAGAAgagcatagaaatataattactatcAGTAATTACATAAGTATACTGTATTACTTTAGGTAATGATATTACTATGAGGCAGAGTGATATACTGTAAAATAGATAGTTTCAGTGTTTCAGGTAGTTTCAGTGTTTGTGAGTTAGGGAGTTCAGTAACCTATACTGTAGCTGAATGTGCGTTTGTAAAATGATACACCAATGGGTTATACTTCCTTATTTCTGACCTTAACCGCAGTTGTGGGAGAACTATAAAAGACATGGCACAATCAgtgccacatacagttgaagtcggaagtttacatacacttatgttggagtcattaaaactcgtttttcaaccactccacacattttttgttaacaaactatagttttgacaagtcggttaggacatctactttgtgcatgacacaagtaatatttccaacaattgattacagacagattatttcacttataattcactgtataacaattaCAGTAGGCCAGAaattgacatacactaagttgactgtgccattaaacagcttggaaaattccagaaaatgatgtcatggctttagaagcttctgataggctaattgagtcaattggaggtgtacctgtggatgtatttcaaggcctaccttcaaacttagtgcctctttgcttgacatcatgggaaaatcaaaagaaatcagccaagacctcagaaaaacaattgtagacctccatatgtctggttcatccttgggagcaatttccaaatgcctgaaggtaccacgttcatctgtacaagcaatagtatgcgagtataaacaccatgggaccacgcagctgtcataccgctcagggaggagacgcgttctgtctcctagagatgaaagtactttggtgcgaaaagtgcaaatcaatcccagaacaacagcaaagaacattgtgaagatgctggaggaaataggtacaaaagtatctatatccacagtaaaacgagtcctatattgacataacctgaaaggccgatcagcaaggaagaagccactgctccaaaactgccttaaaaaagccagactacagtttgcaactgcacatggggacaaagatcgtactttttggagaaatgtcctctggtctgatgaaacaaaaatataactgtttggccataatgaccatcgttatgtttggaggaaaaagggggaggcttgcaagccgaagaacaccatcctaaccgtgaagcatgggggtggcagcatcatgttgtgtgggtgctttgctgcaggagggactggtgcacttcacaatatagattgcatcatgaggtaggaaaattatgtggatatattgaagcaacatctcaagacatcagtctggaagttaatgcttggtcgcaaatgggtcttccaaatggacaatgaccccaagcatacttcaaagttgtggcaaaatggcttaaggacaacaaagtcaaggtactggagtggccatcacaaagccttgacctcaatcccatagaaaatttgtgagcagaactgaaaaagcgtgtgctagcatggagacctacaaacctgactcagttacaccagctctgtcaggaggaatgggacaaaattcacccaacttattgtgggaagcttgtggaaggctacctgaaacgttttgtcccaagttaaacagtttaaaggcaatgctaccaaatactaattgagtgtatgtaaacttctgacccactgggaatgtgaagaaagaaatagaagctgaaataaatcattatctctactattattctgacatttcacattcttaaaataaagtgctgatcctaactgacctaagacagagaatttttactcagattaaatgtcaggaattgtgaaaaacattaaatgtatttggctaaggtttatgtaaacttctgacttcaactgtacttattCAGAGAAGTGATAACAATGACATTTCTTGCCATCCATCTCACCTGAGGTTGGTAAGACTTGGGTGATTCCTCAGGGCCTCTGCGAATGCTCTTGCTCCTTCATCACCAATGCTGttcccccacattctgaaaaaCAGGAACAATCCATCCCATGCActctgataaataaataaatattgtaaTTGTGCACTTACCCCACGTCAAAGATAGATGTGCTCTTCTGAATGGCACTGGCCAGATACCTGCCACCCACACTGGTGAACTTGTTGCTGCCAAGCCTTTGAACAAATCAAAGTgccaaaaataaacattttaatttaTAAACAAACAATTAtataattgattggacatattAATTTACATACTTGACGACTCTTAACTTAGGACATTCCTCAATGATATGAGCGATTAGCTTGGCTCCGATGTCCGTAATGTGATTATTGTAAAGTCTGTCAAATCAAGACAACAGAAATACAGTCACAGTCACGTCATAGGAATTTGTCATACAGCATAACACAGTACTAAAGTTTGACAGGCAAGTTGACCCTGATAGACACTGACTCACCCCAGAACCTCCACCACTCTGTGTTTGATAAGCTCCTCAGCCAGTACCTCAATGCTGCTGTCTGAGATCTGATTGACACACAATCTGAAATGGAAAAACGAATTTAGCTGAAAAGTTATACTTTATAGTTAGTTATACTAGTATTTTTTATAGCAGTAAGAAATGATTTGCCAATGTTATTTGTAAACAAGTGTACCTTTCATGTTAACAGTGGCATAATATACAAACTGTTTCCATCTGCATGCATTTGAATTCCTCACCTCACCACGGTCATCTTACTGAATGAAGGCCTGAGCTGCTTGACCCCATAGTCActgatgttgttgttgtccaTGTCCACCCCTAGCCTCTTCCGCCGGTGCTGCAGCACAAAGTTGAGGGCACTGCAGTCGCCAGAGAACACATTACAGTAGCCCAGCTTGATGTAGTCAGCTGTGATGCCCTTCGCAGTCAGCTGTGCCACCTCTTTACTTCCTGTCTCGAAGATGCAGCGCAGCATCCACAGGAAGTTGGGCAGGACATGCACCTTGCTGCCCTCCTGCTCTGTGCTGTAGAGTGGCAAACCGCGGAGGTGGGACCTCACGCTGGTGGACAGGTAGGACTTGAGGACCGCCCGCTTTCTCTTCAGTAGCGTTGCAGGAACCATGTGCTCCAGCAAGCCGGCGTTGGCCTTAGACAGCAGTCCACACAGGAAGAGGTTAGCGTATTGGAGATGCTCGTTGGACTTGAACGGGTCCTTTCCCCTGGGTTTGGAGGAGCCAGCGATGCAGTGGACGACACACGATAAACAAGAAGTATTGGCCCGCCTGCTGCACTCGGTGAAGAACTTGAGGATGTTTCCTACGCTGGCCTGTTCGTCCAGAACCAGGGAGAATGCAGCCAAGAAGGACTGCAGGGTGAGGTGAAGGAACTCAAAGGTGGAAGGGTTGTCACATGCATCGTAGCGGTTGACCGGTCGGAGAAAACCCACCTGAAGGTCGTCCTCAGTCAGGCCACAGGAGGCCACCTCCTCCTGGTCGAACACAAAGCCTCCTCTCTCCATGCCCAGCAGAGCCAGCTTGGAGAAGGCTGTCAGCGGTCTCAGCCCTGCCCTGAAGGTATCAGCGGGGCACCTGGTGTTTCTCTTCAGGAGGACAGGTGGGGGAGTGGCCCCCCGGCTGAGGAAGACTTCAGACAGCAGGAGGAATATGTTAGTGAGGGTCATGCAAGCCTCTGGCAACTCAAAGTCGTCGTAGACTGAGCGCAGGTGTTTAAAGCTCTTGAAGACGATCCAGCAGAAGAGGGGGATGGAGCAGAGGCCACAGAGGTGGGGACTGGCATCCAGCTGAACTGAGACCAGGTTCCGGTGCTCCTGCTCCTTGAAGTTGAGGTTGGTGTAGGTCTGAAGGTTGGCCGGAGAGAACCCACGCAGCGCCACCCTCTTCCGGATCACCCTGCTCTGGACCTCGGTGCCTGTCCGAGCCGTCAGGACCTTCCGGGAACCATTAAGCAACTTCCCACAGAGCAGATTAATGAGCACCAGAAGGGGGTGAGTCCTCTCCTCTGGAGAAACCACCTCAGGCACATTCCCCAGGTCCAGATCAGCCTGGATCTCATCATAGCCGTCAAACGTAAAGAGAACCTTTTCAGGGAAGCGGAGGATGTAGCTGAACACCTCATTATCCGCATCCTGGTCGGGGTAGCAGTTGTATTTGAAAAGCAGGTCCCTGAGTGAGATCTCGTCTGTCTCCTTGAAAGTGCTGAACATCCTACAGCGGAACTTGAAGAAGAACATGGCGTCTGTCTGTTCCAGCTCCCTCTTGGACCACAGCCTTTGGAGCTTCTGGAGGAGGATGGACTTGCCCACCCCAGCGTCTCCCGTGATGAGCACCGTCTCTGCCTGTGAGTTAAAGACACCCTGCTCTCCCAGGAGCTGCTCCAGACCCTCCAGGTGGCCCAGGCTCTCATTGCGGTCATTCAGGAGCTCCATCAGGGTGTCTGTATAGAGCTCCTCCAGCAGGGTTTCCTCTCGCTGGGCGTAGGAGGCAATGAAGCGTGTGTCTCGGCCCAGCTCGTGCCTCAGCTTCTCACAGTACCTACTAACTGAGAAGAGGGGGGTAGGGAGAATACACTGCAGTCTGATTCTCAACCACTGATATTCAGCCAAAATATACAGTAGTTGCCCTCATGATTCTCTAATAGCTTACATTTTTAATgcactgtatttttttttattgttaagtAAAATTCCAATAACACATATGAAGTGCTGCACCATACAGTCTACTGACATACTTACTAGGGTCCGTGTTCTTCACTGGTATGTCCCGTATGAAGTCTGATGGCTGGTAGTTGATCTCTTTAAGCCATGGTTGGAGGTCTATGTATGCATCATAAACTTTGTAGAGAATATATAGGAAGTATTCACATGCCTGCTTCCCTTTGCTTTGGACCAATTCCAGGATTTTACGCACCTGCACAATGTCAATCATAAGTAAATCATATTTACTTTACAGTGATTCAATATTTAAAAATAATTTGGCAGCTAACAGTTTCCCTATTTTACGCACCTGCACAATGGCAATCATATTTACTTACCAGTGATTAATATTTAATGAATATTACTTCCCACATTTTGATTAATGTGGCCAAACAGGATTTTTCACAGGTAAGATACTGGCAGCATACCAAATATCATTGTATTGCAAAATCAAGTATTGTCTTTATATTTTCTCATCTTAAAATCAATTAGTCCATTTTAGTTAGGGCCTAGTAGGCTATTAGTGAATGCAAGAGCATGTCTTTGTGATGGGTACTTTGTCATTTAATGTGTGTGGTCCAAATGGACATGTATCCTCTCTGAAACCCTCCCATGGTAAATTACCTGGTCTGTCTTGGTGGCTGCGCGCTGGATGATTTCTGCATCCTCGATACACAGAAAACCACTTTGTAGGAGGTTATCCATAATGCACTGCGTGCTCTTCACCTGGGAAACCAGTAGCGCACGGTGCAAGGTGAGCATTTGGACAGTGGACACATGGCCCGTTAGTCCAGCAGGGGCTTCCTCGGCACTGGAGTCCATAATATACATGGCTTCAGCTGCCTGTATTTACTGGAAAATGTAAGAAGGAATTCTAGTCAGATAACCAGTTAGGAGAAAGGGATCCAACAGTACGGATAAAATATATTTATAGTAATCTATAATAGGCTATCGCGTACGGTATACGTATATGGGCTGGCTATACATACCGTCAGAACCTTTGATAACATTGTTCTTAGCCGCGCTGTCCTAGTCCGCCGCGGAAAAACTCGGGAACCACAGCTCTCCCAAAAACAAATTCCAGTCTTGGTTATTAAACCATTAAATAGCGTATGACAGGATAATAACAAAACGTTTCTCCAGGACTGTTAGAATATGAATCTAGTTTTGTCTCAAACAATGTCAGGAGTAAAAAAAAACACTGAACACATTACAGGTTATTTGAGGAAGTGAAACCAAAAACAGCCTTGGATGCGCGTAATTTCGCCTCCGACTGCGACCGCGCTTTTGGCATGCTGTTATCTGCTTATTTTTAATATAGGGTTTTCGCAACTTGTAATTGCTCCACGGTAAATCAGGCTTTC of Salvelinus alpinus chromosome 4, SLU_Salpinus.1, whole genome shotgun sequence contains these proteins:
- the LOC139573501 gene encoding nucleotide-binding oligomerization domain-containing protein 1-like isoform X2 → MELLNDRNESLGHLEGLEQLLGEQGVFNSQAETVLITGDAGVGKSILLQKLQRLWSKRELEQTDAMFFFKFRCRMFSTFKETDEISLRDLLFKYNCYPDQDADNEVFSYILRFPEKVLFTFDGYDEIQADLDLGNVPEVVSPEERTHPLLVLINLLCGKLLNGSRKVLTARTGTEVQSRVIRKRVALRGFSPANLQTYTNLNFKEQEHRNLVSVQLDASPHLCGLCSIPLFCWIVFKSFKHLRSVYDDFELPEACMTLTNIFLLLSEVFLSRGATPPPVLLKRNTRCPADTFRAGLRPLTAFSKLALLGMERGGFVFDQEEVASCGLTEDDLQVGFLRPVNRYDACDNPSTFEFLHLTLQSFLAAFSLVLDEQASVGNILKFFTECSRRANTSCLSCVVHCIAGSSKPRGKDPFKSNEHLQYANLFLCGLLSKANAGLLEHMVPATLLKRKRAVLKSYLSTSVRSHLRGLPLYSTEQEGSKVHVLPNFLWMLRCIFETGSKEVAQLTAKGITADYIKLGYCNVFSGDCSALNFVLQHRRKRLGVDMDNNNISDYGVKQLRPSFSKMTVVRLCVNQISDSSIEVLAEELIKHRVVEVLGLYNNHITDIGAKLIAHIIEECPKLRVVKLGSNKFTSVGGRYLASAIQKSTSIFDVGMWGNSIGDEGARAFAEALRNHPSLTNLSLSANGITSEGGRSLAEALKGNTMLRIFWLVQNELSDDVAPDMAELIRSNTGLSHLWLINNQLTVDGIRQLSEALFHNTSLKEISLKGNCLSEEEEKLFEAEGRLRFH
- the LOC139573501 gene encoding nucleotide-binding oligomerization domain-containing protein 1-like isoform X1 — protein: MYIMDSSAEEAPAGLTGHVSTVQMLTLHRALLVSQVKSTQCIMDNLLQSGFLCIEDAEIIQRAATKTDQVRKILELVQSKGKQACEYFLYILYKVYDAYIDLQPWLKEINYQPSDFIRDIPVKNTDPISRYCEKLRHELGRDTRFIASYAQREETLLEELYTDTLMELLNDRNESLGHLEGLEQLLGEQGVFNSQAETVLITGDAGVGKSILLQKLQRLWSKRELEQTDAMFFFKFRCRMFSTFKETDEISLRDLLFKYNCYPDQDADNEVFSYILRFPEKVLFTFDGYDEIQADLDLGNVPEVVSPEERTHPLLVLINLLCGKLLNGSRKVLTARTGTEVQSRVIRKRVALRGFSPANLQTYTNLNFKEQEHRNLVSVQLDASPHLCGLCSIPLFCWIVFKSFKHLRSVYDDFELPEACMTLTNIFLLLSEVFLSRGATPPPVLLKRNTRCPADTFRAGLRPLTAFSKLALLGMERGGFVFDQEEVASCGLTEDDLQVGFLRPVNRYDACDNPSTFEFLHLTLQSFLAAFSLVLDEQASVGNILKFFTECSRRANTSCLSCVVHCIAGSSKPRGKDPFKSNEHLQYANLFLCGLLSKANAGLLEHMVPATLLKRKRAVLKSYLSTSVRSHLRGLPLYSTEQEGSKVHVLPNFLWMLRCIFETGSKEVAQLTAKGITADYIKLGYCNVFSGDCSALNFVLQHRRKRLGVDMDNNNISDYGVKQLRPSFSKMTVVRLCVNQISDSSIEVLAEELIKHRVVEVLGLYNNHITDIGAKLIAHIIEECPKLRVVKLGSNKFTSVGGRYLASAIQKSTSIFDVGMWGNSIGDEGARAFAEALRNHPSLTNLSLSANGITSEGGRSLAEALKGNTMLRIFWLVQNELSDDVAPDMAELIRSNTGLSHLWLINNQLTVDGIRQLSEALFHNTSLKEISLKGNCLSEEEEKLFEAEGRLRFH